The following proteins are encoded in a genomic region of Actinomadura sp. NAK00032:
- a CDS encoding MMPL family transporter — protein MTVPVPSGRFGRLAAWSQRHRWAALLLWAAVVAAITVGSQAAGSAYHNDFSLPGTDSQAAADLMAEHGSQQAGATVQIVARDGGGLAADRRDIGRMLDRVRGLPSVAGVGDLTVSEQGTIGYATVTLDASAQDVPKDHVTKIIETARAASGDGLRVELGGDPVRGAEEGGGGGAEGAGMLAALVILVLLFGSLVAAALPLVTALFAVGGAVGLIALASHAFTVADFTPPIMMLIGLGVGVDYALLIFYRYRQELRGGADPATATRRALDAAGRTVFFAGCTVIIALLGLIALGLGSLQGVALAVALTVLVTMAASLTLLPALLGVFGGRIERHVRKRAAKARPGADRWHRLASAVQRRPVPALLAAVLALLALSAPALGMRLGFADAGNDAPSTTSRQAYDLLAEGFGPGFNGPLIVVAKGDAGPLRTALAETEGIAAATPPIPSRDGAVSAVIAYPATAPQDAATTALVHDLREDVLPGLSARTGTEYLVGGPTAATQDFSDAVSARMPLFVAIVVGMSALLLMVVFRSVLIPVKAALLNLLSIAAALGAITLVFQDGRFGAQSGPIEAFIPVMIFAIVFGLSMDYEVFLVSRIHEEWERTRDPSHAVREGLAATGGVITAAAAIMIVVFAAFILSPDRMLQQFGLGLAVAVLLDAVVIRCLIVPAVMQLLGRHAWWLPAPLARRLPRVALERPAEDLGHREGVSSAP, from the coding sequence GTGACCGTCCCCGTTCCCTCCGGCCGCTTCGGCCGCCTGGCCGCGTGGTCGCAGCGGCACCGCTGGGCCGCCCTCCTGCTGTGGGCCGCCGTGGTCGCGGCGATCACGGTGGGCTCGCAGGCCGCCGGCAGCGCCTACCACAACGACTTCTCGCTGCCCGGCACCGATTCGCAGGCCGCGGCCGACCTGATGGCCGAGCACGGCTCCCAGCAGGCCGGCGCGACCGTCCAGATCGTCGCGCGGGACGGCGGCGGGCTGGCCGCCGACCGCCGGGACATCGGGCGGATGCTCGACCGGGTGCGGGGCCTGCCCTCCGTCGCCGGTGTCGGGGACCTGACGGTGTCGGAGCAGGGCACCATCGGCTACGCCACCGTCACCCTCGACGCGTCCGCGCAGGACGTCCCGAAGGACCACGTCACGAAGATCATCGAAACGGCGCGGGCGGCGTCCGGGGACGGGCTGCGCGTGGAGCTCGGCGGCGACCCCGTGCGCGGCGCCGAGGAGGGCGGGGGCGGCGGCGCCGAGGGCGCCGGGATGCTGGCCGCCCTGGTCATCCTGGTGCTGCTGTTCGGCTCCCTCGTCGCCGCCGCGCTCCCCCTGGTCACCGCGCTGTTCGCGGTGGGCGGCGCGGTCGGGCTGATCGCGCTGGCCTCGCACGCGTTCACCGTCGCCGACTTCACGCCGCCGATCATGATGCTGATCGGCCTCGGCGTCGGCGTCGACTACGCGCTGCTGATCTTCTACCGGTACCGGCAGGAGCTGCGCGGCGGCGCCGATCCGGCCACCGCGACCCGCCGGGCCCTGGACGCCGCCGGGCGCACCGTCTTCTTCGCCGGCTGCACCGTGATCATCGCGCTGCTCGGCCTCATCGCGCTCGGGCTCGGCTCGCTGCAGGGCGTGGCGCTCGCCGTGGCGCTGACCGTGCTGGTCACCATGGCCGCGTCGCTGACGCTGCTGCCCGCGCTGCTCGGCGTCTTCGGCGGCCGCATCGAGCGGCACGTCCGCAAGCGGGCGGCGAAGGCCCGGCCCGGCGCGGACCGCTGGCACCGGCTGGCCTCGGCCGTCCAGCGCCGGCCCGTCCCGGCCCTGCTGGCCGCCGTGCTGGCGCTGCTCGCCCTGTCGGCCCCGGCCCTCGGCATGCGCCTCGGCTTCGCCGACGCGGGCAACGACGCCCCGTCCACCACGAGCCGCCAGGCGTACGACCTGCTGGCCGAGGGCTTCGGGCCCGGTTTCAACGGCCCGCTCATCGTGGTCGCCAAGGGCGACGCGGGGCCGCTGCGCACGGCGCTGGCCGAGACCGAGGGCATCGCCGCGGCGACGCCGCCGATCCCGTCCCGCGACGGCGCGGTGTCCGCCGTCATCGCCTACCCGGCGACCGCGCCGCAGGACGCGGCGACCACCGCGCTCGTCCACGACCTGCGCGAGGACGTGCTGCCCGGCCTGTCGGCCCGGACCGGCACCGAGTACCTGGTCGGCGGCCCGACCGCCGCGACCCAGGACTTCTCGGACGCCGTGTCCGCGCGGATGCCGCTGTTCGTCGCGATCGTCGTCGGCATGTCGGCGCTGCTGCTGATGGTGGTGTTCCGCTCGGTCCTGATCCCGGTCAAGGCGGCGCTGCTGAACCTGCTGTCCATCGCCGCCGCGCTCGGCGCGATCACGCTGGTGTTCCAGGACGGCCGGTTCGGCGCGCAGAGCGGCCCCATCGAGGCGTTCATCCCCGTGATGATCTTCGCGATCGTGTTCGGCCTCTCCATGGACTACGAGGTCTTCCTGGTCTCCCGGATCCACGAGGAGTGGGAGCGCACGCGGGACCCGTCGCACGCCGTCCGGGAGGGCCTGGCCGCCACCGGCGGGGTCATCACGGCCGCCGCCGCCATCATGATCGTCGTGTTCGCGGCGTTCATCCTGAGCCCGGACCGCATGCTCCAGCAGTTCGGCCTCGGCCTCGCGGTCGCCGTCCTGCTGGACGCGGTGGTCATCCGCTGCCTGATCGTCCCGGCCGTGATGCAGCTCCTCGGCCGGCACGCCTGGTGGCTCCCGGCTCCGCTGGCGAGGCGCCTGCCCCGGGTCGCCCTGGAGCGCCCGGCGGAGGACCTCGGCCACCGCGAGGGCGTATCGTCCGCTCCGTGA
- a CDS encoding PEP-utilizing enzyme, protein MKPIMLRDVDPEDARAAVGGKARGLAVLRRHGFRVPATWVLPAGPGTAGPGAADLSGLAGPGLWAVRSSASVEDDPVHSFAGLFRTELGVGFGGLPAAIARVARSGAGERVRAYQARAGLAVRDVEVAVVLQRYEPPRESGVWIGRDLESGRLEWASGAAEECTAEECTSGSGAGPAGRACLGVQRALDTVADLEFAVLDSGLTWVQYRPVTRPVPAPAPGGGPLTGVPAAPGVAEGTVVCASGPADPSWRPGSVLVIAGTDPEWVPLMAEAAAVVTTSGGSLCHAAIVARELGVPCVTGVADALDRLRTGMRAEVDGTRGAVRVTGR, encoded by the coding sequence GTGAAGCCGATCATGCTCCGCGACGTGGATCCCGAGGACGCGCGGGCGGCGGTGGGCGGCAAGGCGCGCGGGCTCGCCGTGCTGCGGCGCCACGGGTTCCGCGTCCCCGCGACCTGGGTGCTGCCCGCCGGTCCGGGCACCGCCGGTCCGGGCGCGGCGGATCTGAGCGGGCTCGCCGGGCCCGGCCTGTGGGCCGTCCGCAGCTCCGCCTCCGTCGAGGACGATCCGGTCCACTCCTTCGCCGGGCTGTTCCGCACCGAGCTGGGCGTCGGCTTCGGCGGGCTCCCGGCGGCCATCGCCCGGGTCGCGCGGTCGGGGGCCGGCGAGCGCGTCCGGGCCTACCAGGCGAGGGCGGGCCTCGCCGTCCGGGACGTCGAGGTCGCGGTCGTGCTCCAGCGGTACGAGCCGCCGCGGGAGTCCGGGGTGTGGATCGGGCGGGACCTGGAGTCGGGCCGGCTGGAGTGGGCGTCCGGCGCCGCCGAGGAGTGCACCGCCGAGGAGTGCACCTCCGGAAGCGGCGCCGGGCCGGCCGGGCGGGCCTGCCTCGGCGTGCAGCGGGCGCTGGACACCGTGGCCGACCTGGAGTTCGCCGTGCTCGACTCGGGCCTGACGTGGGTGCAGTACAGGCCGGTCACCCGGCCGGTGCCGGCCCCGGCCCCCGGTGGCGGGCCGCTCACCGGCGTCCCCGCGGCTCCGGGCGTCGCGGAGGGGACGGTGGTGTGCGCGTCCGGTCCGGCCGATCCGTCGTGGCGGCCCGGGTCGGTGCTGGTGATCGCCGGCACCGACCCGGAGTGGGTGCCGCTCATGGCGGAGGCGGCCGCCGTGGTCACCACCTCCGGCGGGAGCCTGTGCCACGCCGCGATCGTCGCCCGCGAGCTGGGGGTCCCGTGCGTCACCGGCGTCGCGGACGCCCTCGACCGGCTGCGCACCGGGATGCGCGCCGAGGTCGACGGGACCCGCGGCGCGGTCAGGGTGACGGGCCGGTGA
- a CDS encoding acyl carrier protein, producing MPKRPSPDEFLTVLEDAYEAAKRIRRSIRMEDDIARGLGIDSLDAMELLLVLEQTYGAALIDAPAIADVETVGDLYDLLVLLTGPSP from the coding sequence ATGCCGAAACGGCCTTCACCGGATGAGTTCCTCACCGTCCTGGAGGACGCCTACGAGGCCGCCAAGCGGATCCGGCGCAGCATCCGCATGGAGGACGACATCGCGCGGGGCCTCGGGATCGACTCCCTCGACGCGATGGAGCTGCTCCTCGTCCTGGAGCAGACCTACGGCGCGGCGCTGATCGACGCGCCCGCGATCGCCGACGTGGAGACCGTGGGCGACCTGTACGACCTCCTCGTCCTGCTCACCGGCCCGTCACCCTGA
- a CDS encoding PEP-utilizing enzyme has protein sequence MTAHFPPIDTDPHPSLPVYSAGNFGEVAPDRISPVSWSLVGTPMERATRRLAARCFGERPWAQGGHYVFLGYFACKPYHNLSAYTRLASRLPLVTPEDVTAAYFEGTRPPRLGRAREGALRQAAALPRLIRELTRLGPELRRLEEETADLELLARTAVSLGGEAGLVEVLTRAAPVLDDAWDAHIVATTGLVPLGVVQRRVNGLIVPHAEAVTPWLNRPAELVWERLHAFTGDLAPGEFLGTSFYEVAEDREPWSRFGARRRAEPAADRPGTDPVVDPAEAALGMLGPGRRRLAGALARVMAETMASREHSKSLVMRVLHVHRRVLPELARHWPLDDADWPYLTIEELRRLHRAPGLAGRAAERAAACAAAVDAPMPERLDFSGGGRRGRDAAPAAGSGVSPGRVTGVVVRPPADEIPAGRPAILVCESADADAAPLLGLVGGVVTGRGSAMSHIAILAREHRVPAVVGHPGAAALRPGDVITIDGTTGEVHAETAFTG, from the coding sequence GTGACCGCTCACTTCCCGCCGATCGACACCGACCCGCACCCGTCCCTCCCCGTCTACAGCGCCGGGAACTTCGGCGAGGTCGCGCCGGACCGGATCTCACCGGTGTCCTGGTCGCTGGTCGGCACGCCCATGGAGCGCGCGACCCGGCGCCTCGCCGCGCGCTGCTTCGGGGAGCGCCCCTGGGCGCAGGGCGGCCACTACGTGTTCCTCGGCTACTTCGCGTGCAAGCCGTACCACAACCTGTCCGCCTACACGCGGCTGGCGAGCCGGCTGCCCCTGGTCACCCCGGAGGACGTCACCGCCGCCTACTTCGAGGGAACCCGCCCGCCGAGGCTCGGCCGGGCGCGCGAGGGCGCCCTCCGCCAGGCCGCCGCGCTGCCCCGGCTGATCCGCGAGCTGACCCGGCTCGGCCCCGAGCTGCGGCGGCTGGAGGAGGAGACCGCCGACCTGGAGCTGCTCGCCCGCACCGCCGTGTCGCTGGGCGGCGAGGCGGGCCTGGTCGAGGTCCTGACGCGCGCGGCCCCTGTCCTGGACGACGCCTGGGACGCCCACATCGTCGCCACCACCGGGCTCGTGCCGCTGGGCGTCGTGCAGCGGCGGGTGAACGGGCTGATCGTCCCGCACGCCGAGGCCGTCACGCCGTGGCTGAACCGCCCCGCGGAACTGGTGTGGGAGCGGCTGCACGCCTTCACCGGCGACCTCGCGCCGGGCGAGTTCCTCGGCACGTCCTTCTACGAGGTGGCCGAGGACCGGGAGCCGTGGTCCCGGTTCGGCGCCCGGCGCCGGGCCGAGCCCGCCGCGGACCGCCCCGGCACCGACCCCGTCGTCGACCCGGCCGAGGCGGCGCTCGGCATGCTGGGGCCGGGCCGGCGCCGCCTGGCCGGAGCCCTCGCCCGGGTCATGGCGGAGACGATGGCCTCACGGGAGCATTCGAAGTCGCTGGTCATGCGGGTGCTGCACGTCCACCGCAGGGTCCTGCCGGAGCTGGCCCGGCACTGGCCGCTCGACGACGCGGACTGGCCGTACCTCACCATCGAGGAGCTCCGCCGCCTGCACCGCGCGCCCGGCCTCGCCGGCCGCGCGGCCGAACGCGCGGCGGCCTGCGCCGCGGCGGTGGACGCGCCCATGCCCGAACGCCTCGACTTCTCCGGCGGCGGGCGGCGGGGCCGGGACGCGGCCCCGGCGGCGGGCAGCGGCGTGTCGCCCGGCCGCGTGACGGGCGTGGTGGTGCGCCCGCCCGCCGACGAGATCCCGGCCGGCCGCCCCGCCATCCTGGTGTGCGAGTCGGCGGACGCCGACGCCGCCCCGCTGCTCGGGCTGGTCGGCGGGGTCGTCACCGGGCGCGGCAGCGCGATGTCCCACATCGCCATCCTGGCCCGGGAGCACCGGGTCCCGGCCGTGGTCGGCCACCCGGGCGCCGCCGCGCTGCGCCCCGGCGACGTGATCACCATCGACGGCACGACGGGAGAGGTCCATGCCGAAACGGCCTTCACCGGATGA
- a CDS encoding NAD(P)-dependent oxidoreductase: MKVLVVGASGYLGGAVCARLERAGHEVIGLSRSGGGPARRALRGDATRPSLALRGDALDEVRAEATHIVTAFGSVDWDAGPADALDLHAAGVRNVLALARGCERFAGLVHVSSLLALGRASGRVGNRELYVGQSFRNWYEYGKYVAEGLVRAARDVPSTNVRFGPLLGVPASPGALSARHGLLAAVRPLLQGYPVHLRGGGEFPCYAGEVAGAAEVVARAVEAPATGATWTWFDPDGPTLADVLRAVCRPLGRVPRIVDSAAMGRLQRALASRAGVPPALLGYCEPWFDLDPAVLDAVPGGAPRCTTGYLEATGREVFA, translated from the coding sequence ATGAAGGTCCTGGTCGTCGGCGCCTCCGGCTACCTGGGCGGTGCGGTGTGCGCGCGCCTGGAGCGGGCCGGGCACGAGGTGATCGGCCTCAGCCGCTCCGGCGGCGGGCCCGCGCGGCGCGCCCTGCGGGGCGACGCGACCCGCCCGTCCCTCGCGCTGCGGGGCGACGCGCTCGACGAGGTCAGGGCCGAGGCGACCCACATCGTGACCGCCTTCGGCAGCGTCGACTGGGACGCCGGGCCGGCCGACGCCCTGGACCTGCACGCCGCCGGGGTCCGCAACGTCCTCGCGCTGGCGCGCGGCTGCGAGCGGTTCGCCGGCCTCGTCCACGTCTCGTCCCTCCTCGCGCTCGGACGGGCCTCCGGCCGGGTGGGGAACCGCGAACTGTACGTCGGCCAGAGCTTCCGGAACTGGTACGAGTACGGGAAGTACGTCGCCGAGGGCCTCGTGCGGGCGGCGCGCGACGTGCCGTCCACGAACGTGCGGTTCGGCCCGCTGCTGGGCGTCCCCGCCTCGCCGGGTGCCCTGTCGGCGCGGCACGGGCTGCTCGCCGCCGTCCGGCCGCTGCTCCAGGGGTACCCCGTCCACCTGCGCGGGGGTGGGGAGTTCCCGTGCTACGCGGGCGAGGTGGCGGGCGCGGCCGAGGTCGTCGCGCGCGCGGTCGAGGCGCCCGCCACGGGAGCGACCTGGACCTGGTTCGACCCGGACGGCCCGACACTGGCGGACGTGCTGCGGGCGGTGTGCCGCCCCCTCGGGCGCGTCCCGCGCATCGTCGACAGCGCGGCCATGGGGCGCCTGCAGCGCGCGCTCGCGTCCCGCGCCGGGGTGCCGCCGGCCCTGCTCGGCTACTGCGAGCCGTGGTTCGACCTGGACCCGGCCGTCCTGGACGCCGTCCCCGGCGGCGCGCCGCGCTGCACGACCGGATACCTGGAGGCGACGGGCCGGGAGGTCTTCGCGTGA
- a CDS encoding SDR family oxidoreductase, with translation MRLLVAGATGQLGAGLLETAGEAGCTVVPLLRVPARGRRAGRLQAPDPAVAGEPVHGDVRSPRWGLDDAAVRRLAAEADAVVNLAGETDWAGRAADLHTTHVLGAEHGYLLARELAALSGRRVPYLYAGSAYAVGGAVGEIAELPYRRRADRTVYEQAKWLAERRLAELAAEDAPLLVLRLCALVGSAATGRTLRRNSLYMLADRWDDLPGGILPAMPAARVDALPRDVAARALLRAVRRLAGAPDAGRPGTGPPDAGPLICHLGLGEAAPSVRGLLDAAFTADPERFRRPPRVVSVTARQLVWTSQNAHRFLPLAPAARNALIGLRYVGLDRVFARPRLAALLGGELPAADPGLLAGLLFGAPPRRLDTPDAGGSMARFPG, from the coding sequence GTGAGGCTGCTGGTGGCGGGCGCCACCGGCCAGCTCGGCGCCGGCCTGCTGGAGACGGCGGGGGAGGCGGGCTGCACCGTGGTCCCGCTCCTGCGCGTCCCGGCGCGGGGCCGCCGCGCGGGACGGCTCCAGGCGCCCGACCCGGCGGTGGCGGGCGAGCCCGTGCACGGCGACGTCCGGTCGCCCCGCTGGGGCCTGGACGACGCGGCGGTGCGGCGGCTCGCCGCCGAGGCCGACGCCGTCGTCAACCTGGCCGGCGAGACCGACTGGGCGGGCCGCGCCGCCGACCTCCACACCACCCACGTGCTGGGCGCCGAGCACGGGTACCTGCTGGCGCGCGAGCTCGCCGCGCTGTCCGGCCGCCGCGTCCCCTACCTGTACGCCGGGTCGGCCTACGCGGTCGGCGGCGCCGTCGGGGAGATCGCCGAGCTGCCCTACCGGCGGCGCGCCGACCGGACCGTCTACGAGCAGGCCAAGTGGCTCGCGGAGCGGCGGCTGGCCGAACTCGCGGCCGAGGACGCGCCGCTGCTGGTCCTGCGGCTGTGCGCGCTGGTCGGCAGCGCCGCGACGGGCCGGACGCTGCGCCGCAACTCCCTCTACATGCTCGCGGACCGGTGGGACGACCTGCCCGGCGGGATCCTGCCCGCCATGCCCGCCGCCCGGGTGGACGCGCTGCCCAGGGACGTGGCCGCGCGGGCGCTGCTGCGCGCGGTCCGCCGCCTCGCCGGCGCGCCGGACGCGGGGCGGCCGGGCACGGGCCCGCCGGACGCCGGGCCGCTGATCTGCCATCTCGGCCTCGGCGAGGCGGCGCCCAGCGTGCGCGGCCTGCTCGACGCGGCGTTCACCGCCGACCCCGAGCGGTTCCGCCGCCCGCCGCGCGTCGTCTCCGTGACGGCCCGGCAGCTCGTCTGGACCAGCCAGAACGCCCACCGCTTCCTCCCGCTGGCGCCGGCGGCGCGCAACGCGCTGATCGGGCTGCGCTACGTCGGCCTGGACCGCGTGTTCGCCCGCCCCCGGCTGGCGGCGCTGCTCGGCGGGGAGTTGCCCGCCGCCGACCCCGGCCTGCTGGCCGGGCTGCTGTTCGGCGCGCCGCCGCGCCGCCTGGACACCCCGGACGCGGGCGGTTCGATGGCGCGGTTCCCCGGATGA
- a CDS encoding acyl-CoA dehydrogenase family protein, giving the protein MTGPLYAAGLTGPHVDAFRDRVRAAVRDEIMPLTPAAEEAGAFPRAALAALGRAGLVRERWTPLPGGDPGRAAILAEELARAGGVGIGVGVVVETVAAALARYGRSDLLARTLEGVLAGDLVGCFGASEPAGGSDINGIGTAAVRDGAGWRVRGEKKYLSLGRAADFALVLCRTGGSGLAALSLVRVPAEGLREVRRLATLGAASLETTWTAIDAWVPDEAVLGRPGLGLTAATWALSHERMAVAAHAAGVCGLAIGLACAHLHRRRQFGRPLIEHQALRLRLARLQAELVALRSGVHGAAATAFQPGGAGAREAAALKVTAVRLAERTVTECMHLFGGMGYLEDETPMARMWRDVRIGRVGGGTDEMMWEMVAAGLVPDFAAYDATVGDASVGDASVGDGA; this is encoded by the coding sequence GTGACCGGGCCGCTCTACGCGGCCGGCCTCACCGGCCCGCACGTGGACGCCTTCCGGGACCGCGTGCGCGCCGCGGTCCGGGACGAGATCATGCCGCTGACGCCCGCGGCGGAGGAGGCGGGCGCGTTCCCCCGCGCGGCGCTGGCCGCGCTGGGCCGCGCCGGGCTCGTCCGGGAGCGCTGGACGCCGCTCCCGGGCGGCGATCCCGGCCGCGCCGCGATCCTCGCGGAGGAACTGGCGCGGGCGGGCGGGGTCGGCATCGGGGTCGGCGTCGTCGTGGAGACCGTGGCCGCGGCCCTGGCCCGCTACGGCCGGTCCGACCTGCTCGCCCGCACGCTGGAGGGCGTCCTCGCCGGCGACCTGGTCGGCTGCTTCGGCGCCTCCGAGCCCGCCGGCGGCTCGGACATCAACGGCATCGGCACCGCGGCCGTCCGGGACGGTGCGGGCTGGCGCGTGCGCGGCGAGAAGAAGTACCTGTCGCTCGGCCGCGCCGCCGACTTCGCCCTGGTCCTGTGCCGGACGGGTGGCTCGGGGCTCGCCGCGCTCAGCCTGGTCCGGGTCCCCGCCGAGGGCCTGCGCGAGGTGAGGCGGCTCGCCACGCTGGGCGCCGCGTCGCTGGAGACCACATGGACGGCGATCGACGCGTGGGTGCCCGACGAGGCGGTGCTGGGCCGCCCCGGACTCGGCCTGACCGCGGCGACCTGGGCGCTGAGCCACGAGCGGATGGCCGTCGCGGCGCACGCGGCCGGCGTCTGCGGGCTGGCGATCGGGCTGGCCTGCGCCCACCTGCACCGGCGCCGCCAGTTCGGCCGCCCGCTGATCGAGCACCAGGCGCTCCGGCTGCGGCTGGCGCGGCTCCAGGCCGAGCTGGTCGCGTTGCGCTCGGGCGTGCACGGCGCCGCCGCCACCGCGTTCCAGCCGGGCGGTGCCGGGGCGCGGGAGGCGGCCGCGCTGAAGGTCACCGCCGTCCGGCTCGCCGAGCGGACCGTCACCGAGTGCATGCACCTGTTCGGCGGGATGGGCTACCTGGAGGACGAGACCCCCATGGCACGGATGTGGCGCGACGTCAGGATCGGCCGGGTCGGCGGCGGGACCGACGAGATGATGTGGGAGATGGTGGCGGCCGGGCTCGTCCCCGACTTCGCCGCCTACGACGCCACCGTCGGGGACGCCTCCGTCGGGGACGCCTCCGTTGGGGACGGGGCGTGA
- a CDS encoding AMP-binding protein, whose amino-acid sequence MTAGLLDWLDAPSESAGLRFLAEDGTWEALSYAALAGHVRATARDLRDRGLTTGQTAVVLRRTGPGFAAAFFGILAAGGTPAPLAPPAALGAARRWRAHAAHVIAESGANLVLADPDLAGAAAAVAGPGRAVLAPASAADAPRGSWPPAETALLQFTSGSRGRARGVRVSRGNLEANIAMIGRRWAGRAAGTGVPWLPLHHDLGLVFGLLTPVVRGEPVALMRPEQFVQRPLRWLREHHARPGMVMLMPNFGLEYVVRRVRPEQVAGLDLSGVEAVVTGAERVRLDTAAAFLDLLGPCGLRPSALRPAYGLAEATLGVTCAPLGRAAPAVAVAPGPLRMGEPLPLLGAAEVSRRAPAGPGVWHVGCGTPLDGLTVRIADDAGRRVPDGSLGEITVAGPSVALGHTSAQEDPATRFEDGVLFTGDAGFMTGGELYVVGRIGDSLQVRGRNVYVEELEAALAEEGLLARRRTAVLAGYLDDDPVVCVLTTAPSAEGVVACLAPLVGPDVAVRVVRVRAAAIELTSSGKPRRRSMWRRLLAGEIDGPLLSSSEPAGAGR is encoded by the coding sequence GTGACCGCCGGGCTCCTGGACTGGCTCGACGCGCCGTCGGAGTCCGCCGGCCTGCGCTTCCTCGCCGAGGACGGGACGTGGGAGGCCCTCTCGTACGCGGCGCTGGCCGGGCACGTCCGCGCCACCGCCCGCGACCTGCGCGACCGGGGGCTCACCACGGGGCAGACCGCGGTCGTCCTGCGCCGGACCGGGCCCGGGTTCGCCGCCGCGTTCTTCGGGATCCTCGCCGCGGGCGGCACCCCCGCGCCGCTCGCGCCGCCCGCCGCACTCGGCGCCGCCCGCCGGTGGCGCGCCCATGCCGCCCACGTGATCGCCGAGTCCGGCGCGAACCTGGTGCTCGCCGACCCGGACCTGGCCGGGGCCGCGGCCGCGGTCGCCGGGCCGGGACGCGCCGTCCTGGCGCCCGCGAGCGCCGCCGACGCCCCGCGTGGATCATGGCCACCGGCCGAGACGGCCCTCCTGCAGTTCACCTCCGGATCGCGCGGCAGGGCACGCGGCGTCCGGGTGAGCCGGGGCAACCTGGAGGCCAACATCGCGATGATCGGGCGGCGCTGGGCCGGCCGGGCCGCCGGGACCGGCGTGCCGTGGCTGCCGCTGCACCACGACCTCGGGCTGGTCTTCGGCCTGCTCACCCCGGTCGTGCGGGGCGAGCCGGTCGCGCTGATGCGGCCCGAGCAGTTCGTCCAGCGGCCGCTGCGCTGGCTGCGCGAGCACCACGCCCGGCCGGGCATGGTCATGCTGATGCCGAACTTCGGCCTGGAGTACGTCGTGCGGCGCGTCCGGCCCGAGCAGGTCGCCGGGCTCGACCTGTCCGGGGTCGAGGCGGTCGTCACCGGCGCCGAGCGGGTGCGCCTGGACACCGCCGCCGCGTTCCTGGACCTGCTGGGCCCCTGCGGCCTGCGGCCGTCGGCGCTGCGCCCCGCCTACGGGCTGGCGGAGGCGACGCTCGGCGTCACCTGCGCGCCGCTGGGCCGCGCCGCGCCGGCCGTCGCGGTCGCCCCCGGCCCCCTCCGGATGGGGGAGCCGCTCCCGCTGCTCGGCGCGGCGGAGGTCTCCCGGCGCGCGCCGGCCGGCCCCGGCGTCTGGCACGTCGGCTGCGGGACGCCGCTGGACGGGCTCACCGTGCGGATCGCCGACGACGCCGGCCGCCGCGTCCCGGACGGGAGCCTCGGCGAGATCACCGTGGCCGGCCCCTCGGTGGCGCTGGGCCACACCAGCGCGCAGGAGGACCCCGCCACCCGGTTCGAGGACGGCGTGCTGTTCACCGGCGACGCGGGCTTCATGACCGGCGGCGAGCTCTACGTCGTCGGCCGCATCGGCGACAGCCTCCAGGTGCGGGGCCGCAACGTGTACGTGGAGGAGCTGGAGGCGGCCCTGGCCGAGGAGGGCCTGCTGGCCCGGCGGCGGACCGCGGTGCTCGCCGGGTACCTGGACGACGACCCCGTGGTGTGCGTGCTCACCACCGCACCGTCCGCGGAGGGCGTCGTCGCGTGCCTCGCCCCGCTCGTGGGCCCCGACGTGGCCGTGCGCGTCGTGCGGGTGCGGGCCGCCGCGATCGAGCTGACCTCCAGCGGCAAGCCGCGCCGCCGCTCGATGTGGCGGAGGCTCCTCGCGGGCGAGATCGACGGCCCGCTGCTGTCCTCGTCCGAGCCCGCGGGGGCCGGGCGGTGA